The nucleotide sequence GTGATTCATGTGGCAAAATCGTCGACTTTCACTATCCATCGTTGGATGAAGTGGAACAACTAGCCGAGCAGGTGACTGGTTTCAATGTAAGTCGCCACCGCATGGAAGTGTATGGTACTTGTGAAGACTGCCAAAAAGAAACCCAACACTAATTGAATGTAACCTTTTAATCGCCTACATTGTGTTAGGCGATTTTTTAATGGACATTAGGAGCTTTTATGTTTCTTGAGATAGATGCAGTTTCAACATCTTATGTCTTTATTGTTTTTTGGGTCAGTGGTATTGGTGCCCTGGTCGTTAAGTATAGATAAAAAAATCCCAGCCTTTATCGTAGGCTGGGATTCATACGTCTATTCGCTTTTCTTCTCTTGTTCCTTCCAGTACTTACTGGAGTTATATTTTTCATCAAATTCTTCGCCTTCTAAGTTGCGATCTAATGTCAATGGCTGTTTACAATGCATACACGCATCTACTCGGCCGAGCATCTTAGTCGGTTTCTCACATTCTGGGCATACAATAGGTACAGCTTTGGTCGATAATAAGCCGATCCAAAAGTAAATAGCCGTACTCAAACCGATGGCGATAATTCCAAGAATCATCAGTGTCACCATCAACCACTCAATATTTTTGAAAATAAGTCCAATATACATAATAATCATACCGACAAAGACAAGTGAAAGCGCGACGGTACGAATTTTGTTGATTTTATTCGAATATTTTAGAGCCATTCTATAAACCTCCTTGAACTATCAATGGAAGTATAGCATATTTTATTAATGATGTATGTGAATAAAAAAGGAATTTTCGCAGTGGTGTCGAATTATCTTATAGGAGTCATAGGAGGTTATCGCGATGGAAAATTTATTACGTCCAATATATCAAGAAAAAGCTAGCCAAAAAAATACATTAGGTGTTCTATTAGTAGAAAAAATTCATGAAAACAGTCCCGTTACAGATAACTTTGATGTCATCTTATTAATCATTGCCCGTGAGGCAAAAGATGAATGGTACGTGAAGCATTACGAATTTGAAGGTCGAACAGCTGCGATGCACATCGTAGATGAAAGATTATTGAACGAGTGGATCGATACGAGTGGTTACCGGAAGGTGATTGATTGGCTTACGAATGGATCAGTCATCTTTGATAGAAACGAATACGTTGCCAACCTTAAAGATCAACTACGTATATTTCCGGAAAGTACACGCCAACTAAGGAAAGTGATCGAGTTCGCCAAATTGGTACGAGCCTACCGTGAATGTCGTGAGCTATATGAAGCTAAACATTATCTAGATGCAAATAGCCTTATGGTGCGATCGTTGCATTATTTAGCACGTGTAGCAGTGTTAGAGCGTGGATTCCACCCGGAAATAACTCTGTGGAATCAAGTGAGAAAAATAGACCCGGAAGTGTACAAGTTGTATGAAGAATTAATGGAGAGCGATGAAGAACCTGACAAACGTATCCAATTGATGTTGTTAGCCAGCGATTTCGCTATTCACTCACGAGCAGAACAAGGTGCAGAACATTTACTTTCTATTATGAGAGAAAAAGATGAGCCATGGACATTCGGGGAGTTGAAGATTCACCCTGAGATCCATCATTATAATTTAGACTTATCTATATTACTCGAGTACTTAGTCGAACGTGAAATAGTAGATACAGTGTTAGTAGAGACTAAAGGGGAAAAGATTTATCACCGTAAATATCAAGTTGCAGAATAATGAAATGATTATTTATCTTCATTTGTAACTTCTTACTATTAGACTCGACTAATTGGTAAGGGGGAGTAATTGATGAAGGTAAAGTGGATTGCTCTGGCGCTATTCTGTTCTTTATTGACAGCGTGCGGTGACGAAGGTAACTCTATATTTAATTCAGGTGAATCGTTCGATCATAAGAAAATAGATGATTCGTTGATCGAAGGGAATACGGATTTTTCTTGGGAAATTTTTCGAGAATTATCGGCAGAAGATCAGAGTCAGAGCACGTTCATATCACCATTCAGTATTTCAACAGCTTTATCGATGACCTACCAAGGGTCAGAAGGTGGTACCGAAGAGGAAATGAATGAGGTCCTAGGGTATGAAGGGATGGATAAGGATGAAGTAGCTGAGAGCTATAAACATTACATTAGATATCTCACTCAATTAGAAGATGCCAAGATAAACGTAGGAAACTCTATATGGATTGAAAAGGAGTTTTCGGTAAAAGATGAATTCATAGAAACGAATAGAGAATCTTTTGACTCTGAGGTTTTTGAACGCACCCTTTCCAAGCCTGAAGTGGTAGAGGAAGTAAATGAGTGGGTGGATGACGAAACCGAAGGGATGATCAAGGAACTGTTAACTTCACCAATTGACCCTAACGTTAAGATGGTTCTGTTAAATGCGATTTATTTTAAAGGTGATTGGTCCGAACCTTTTGATGAAAATAAGACGGAAAAACGTGAATTTCAAGTAT is from Halalkalibacillus sediminis and encodes:
- a CDS encoding serpin family protein, producing the protein MKVKWIALALFCSLLTACGDEGNSIFNSGESFDHKKIDDSLIEGNTDFSWEIFRELSAEDQSQSTFISPFSISTALSMTYQGSEGGTEEEMNEVLGYEGMDKDEVAESYKHYIRYLTQLEDAKINVGNSIWIEKEFSVKDEFIETNRESFDSEVFERTLSKPEVVEEVNEWVDDETEGMIKELLTSPIDPNVKMVLLNAIYFKGDWSEPFDENKTEKREFQVSNDKKNSIPFMEKNTTIHYGEGDNYQAIKMPYGKGSLGMYVILPDESTNLESMIQEMDSSMWNTIVQNLEDTEDVVIQLPKFEVEYGLKNLNKSLQSLGLDQAYNDANFSAMSGNDLRIDRVLHKAVIEVNEKGSEAAAATAVNMTESAPAINAEFIANRPFLYVIADEEHQSILFLGSYYGD
- a CDS encoding nucleotidyltransferase-like protein codes for the protein MENLLRPIYQEKASQKNTLGVLLVEKIHENSPVTDNFDVILLIIAREAKDEWYVKHYEFEGRTAAMHIVDERLLNEWIDTSGYRKVIDWLTNGSVIFDRNEYVANLKDQLRIFPESTRQLRKVIEFAKLVRAYRECRELYEAKHYLDANSLMVRSLHYLARVAVLERGFHPEITLWNQVRKIDPEVYKLYEELMESDEEPDKRIQLMLLASDFAIHSRAEQGAEHLLSIMREKDEPWTFGELKIHPEIHHYNLDLSILLEYLVEREIVDTVLVETKGEKIYHRKYQVAE
- a CDS encoding YgzB family protein — encoded protein: MALKYSNKINKIRTVALSLVFVGMIIMYIGLIFKNIEWLMVTLMILGIIAIGLSTAIYFWIGLLSTKAVPIVCPECEKPTKMLGRVDACMHCKQPLTLDRNLEGEEFDEKYNSSKYWKEQEKKSE